The following is a genomic window from Candidatus Obscuribacterales bacterium.
TATGGCTCCTAAGTTTGCAACTCGACTTGACTGGCAGCAGGCTGAACTCTTGATGCAGCCTGCCCTGATCCGCGTCATCGACAATATTCGTAAAAACCTAGAGCGATCGCCCTGGCGAGGAGACTACGAAGACGTGCAGCGCTGGCCCAGCCATACGCCTCCAGAGGTGCAGGCTCAGGTGATAGCCCTCCAGCACGAATTAGAAACGGCTGCGCCTGAACGGGCTGTCCTCATCCAGCAAACCCTAGACCACTTGCCGCGCCCCTACCCTGGCTATGAACTCAAGCTCACCCAGGGCGATCGCGAGGCCCGGCTAGATATCTGGAACCTGTGCTACCAGGTGTGTTTTATGGACTATGAGGCCAGCCAGCTAGACCAGCCCGCCGTGGTTATCGACACTAGCCTGATCAATTTTGAAGATCAGGAGGTAGATTGGCAACGGCTGGACGATAAGGCTAAGCAGCTTGTTGATGCAGCCTTTAGCCACCTGCCAGCCACCGACGCATTGTGACCTAGCGATCGCCTAGCCAAACTTTTTCTTGGCTTGGTCGTAGATCTCTTCTGTAATCTCCGCCACGCCGGCCTCGCGGGCAAAGGTTTCAATTTTTTTGCGCGCTGCCGGACGGACAAAGAAGGGAATTTCCTTGAGCCGCGCTTCTGCCTCTGCCGTCCA
Proteins encoded in this region:
- a CDS encoding PCP reductase family protein; the encoded protein is MANSMEWTAEAEARLKEIPFFVRPAARKKIETFAREAGVAEITEEIYDQAKKKFG